The proteins below come from a single Zea mays cultivar B73 chromosome 8, Zm-B73-REFERENCE-NAM-5.0, whole genome shotgun sequence genomic window:
- the LOC103636018 gene encoding myosin-11 isoform X4: MDGDHRRQAAAAVTVTQVSPARRLIAWLRLLFRAFVHRYGKVASWNAAGRPVFVVLAVFFLQRSLRRRYLSWKESSRLPLMAAAAVTVQTTVRAMAAQRELSVRKQTRAATRIQAQWRAHRAVWSYLTTKRAAVICQRAWRQSVARKELRKLRLCVQENLEREMLEEVCRLREMVDVLQQAVNDAETRAVNEREAAKDAMAQLEAASAIEETVVMVEDTEKVKSLSAEVDRLKDLLGAEMSETFAAKKALSEAELRNEKLARLLGVEEVKNKRLQDTLKRMEEKASSLDEENRMLRQAVASNPAIVRSPSGENHEAPGIQAAPDNEKSRNGTVKPIAVDREANVHEKGAEQPSSNGQEAGKQQQELLIKCLSEDLGFSVGRPIAAYLIYRCLVHWRSFEEERSVVFDRIIQKITAALEARDNNDALAYWLSNSCALLVLLQRTLKINGVAALARQRRRTSSPLKENQDPAPDGQLICGLAQVYQVEAKYPAIAFKQQLTALLEKVYGMIRHNLKKELSPLLGLCIQAPRTFVVSPRGSCSQGTDLAQQASMAHWQSIIKILTNSLDVLKSNYVPPFLICKMFTQVFSFINVQLFNSLLLRRECCSFSNGEYVKAGLDELEHWCFWLTEEYAGSAWDELKHIRQAVTLLILDDKHSRSLAEITDDFCPVLSMQQLYRISTMYCDDKFGTLGIPSEVVSSMRTKMIEGSSSSPSAHDDINSFLLDDDFSIPFSVDDFTKLIVHVDVADMDLPPLIQESSGGGSKMGH; this comes from the exons ATGGATGGAGATCacaggaggcaagccgccgccgcGGTCACCGTCACGCAAGTCAGCCCGGCGCGGCGCCTGATCGCCTGGCTGAGGCTTCTCTTCC GGGCGTTCGTTCATAGATACGGCAAGGTCGCGAGCTGGAACGCGGCGGGGCGCCCTGTCTTCGTCGTCCTCGCGGTCTTCTTCCTCCAGAGGAGCCTGCGCCGCCGGTACCTGTCATGGAAGGAGTCGTCGCGTCTTCCGCTgatggccgccgccgccgtcaccgtgcaGACGACCGTCAGGGCGATGGCGGCGCAGCGCGAGCTCTCTGTCCGGAAGCAGACCAGAGCTGCCACACGCATCCAG GCGCAATGGCGTGCGCACAGGGCGGTGTGGAGCTACCTGACGACGAAGAGAGCCGCCGTCATCTGCCAACGTGCTTGGAGGCAAAGCGTTGCACGCAAGGAGCTCAGGAAGCTCAGACTG TGTGTGCAGGAGAATCTGGAGAGGGAAATGCTGGAGGAGGTGTGCAGGCTGCGTGAGATGGTGGACGTGCTCCAGCAGGCTGTCAATGACGCCGAGACGAGGGCCGTCAACGAGAGGGAGGCGGCGAAGGATGCGATGGCGCAGTTGGAAGCAGCCTCGGCGATCGAAGAGACCGTGGTGATGGTTGAGGACACTGAGAAGGTCAAGTCGCTGAGTGCCGAAGTTGACCGCCTCAAG gatTTGCTGGGAGCTGAAATGAGTGAAACTTTTGCCGCCAAGAAGGCGCTTTCTGAAGCCGAGCTGAGGAACGAGAAGCTGGCCAGGCTGCTTGGAGTTGAGGAAGTTAAGAACAAACGGCTTCAAGACACCCTGAAAAG GATGGAGGAGAAGGCTTCTAGTCTGGACGAGGAAAACAGAATGCTGCGACAGGCTGTGGCGTCAAACCCTGCTATTGTCAGGTCGCCATCGGGCGAAAACCATGAAGCACCTGGAATTCAG GCAGCTCCTGATAATGAGAAATCAAGGAATGGTACAGTGAAGCCTATAGCAGTGGATCGGGAGGCTAATGTCCAT GAGAAGGGCGCTGAACAGCCCAGCTCAAATGGTCAAGAAGCTGGGAAGCAACAGCAA GAGCTTCTGATCAAGTGCCTATCCGAAGACCTGGGTTTCTCGGTCGGCAGGCCTATCGCTGCATACCTCATCTACAGGTGTCTGGTGCATTGGAGATCATTTGAAGAAGAGAGGAGCGTGGTCTTTGACCGGATTATCCAGAAGATTACTGCTGCGCTTGAG GCGCGAGACAACAACGATGCACTAGCATACTGGCTGTCCAATTCATGCGCGCTCCTGGTTCTTCTTCAAAGGACACTGAAAATCAACGGGGTAGCTGCCTTGGCTCGTCAGAGGCGAAGAACGTCGTCACCTCTCAAG GAAAACCAAGATCCAGCTCCCGACGGACAGTTGATCTGTGGACTAGCCCAAGTCTACCAGGTTGAGGCCAAGTACCCAGCTATCGCGTTCAAGCAGCAGCTCACCGCACTGCTGGAGAAGGTCTATGGGATGATCCGGCACAACCTGAAGAAGGAACTGTCGCCGCTTCTGGGCCTCTGCATTCAG GCGCCACGCACATTCGTCGTCAGTCCCAGAGGATCGTGTTCCCAAGGAACAGATCTGGCGCAACAAGCCTCCATGGCGCATTGGCAGAGCATCATCAAGATCTTGACAAATTCTCTCGATGTTCTGAAATCAAATTAC GTGCCTCCGTTCCTGATCTGCAAGATGTTCACGCAAGTCTTCTCGTTTATCAATGTGCAGCTTTTTAACAG CCTTCTGCTGCGGCGTGAGTGCTGCTCGTTCAGTAACGGAGAGTACGTGAAGGCTGGGCTGGATGAGCTAGAGCATTGGTGCTTTTGGCTGACTGAAGAG TACGCAGGATCTGCATGGGACGAGCTGAAGCATATCAGGCAGGCAGTTACCCTCTTGATACTTGACGACAAGCATAGCCGGAGTCTCGCGGAGATCACAGACGACTTCTGCCCA GTGCTGAGCATGCAGCAACTGTACCGGATCAGCACGATGTACTGCGACGACAAGTTTGGGACCCTGGGCATTCCATCAGAA GTCGTCTCCAGCATGCGGACCAAGATGATCGAGGGCTCGTCGAGCAGCCCGTCGGCGCACGACGACATCAACTCGTTCCTGCTAGACGATGACTTCAG CATACCGTTCTCCGTGGATGACTTCACGAAGCTGATAGTGCACGTCGACGTAGCGGACATGGATTTGCCACCGCTCATTCAGGAGAGCAGCGGCGGCGGCTCCAAAATGGGACATTGA